The Dreissena polymorpha isolate Duluth1 chromosome 10, UMN_Dpol_1.0, whole genome shotgun sequence genome includes a region encoding these proteins:
- the LOC127847980 gene encoding E3 ubiquitin-protein ligase NRDP1-like: protein MGYELNRFEGDVDEELVCPICGGVLEEPLQAPSCEHAFCASCIQEWLTRQPTCPVDRNPITPNQLKPVPRILRNLLSRLQINCDNASFGCTVVVKLDMLPNHLNECEFNPKKPVHCDLGCGLVVPKDELKEHNCVRELRNLVQQQNQKIAEMQTEIAEHKLQINEQKRELQLLKEYMRSMRVSNPRMREIQTEMEQSDIVRWTNSLVTARVTRWGGMISTPDAVLQAVIKRSLIDSGCPSHIVNELMENAHERRWPAGLATLETRQLNRRQYENYVTKRIPGKQAVVVTSIENQHMPEDLIMEPGLVMIFAHGVE from the exons ATGGGTTATGAACTGAACAGATTTGAAGGTGACGTTGATGAGGAGCTTGTGTGTCCTATCTGTGGTGGTGTGCTGGAAGAACCCCTGCAG GCGCCGTCCTGTGAGCATGCGTTCTGCGCCTCGTGCATTCAGGAGTGGTTGACGCGACAACCAACGTGTCCGGTGGATCGTAACCCCATCACACCAAACCAGCTGAAGCCAGTACCTCGTATACTGCGCAACCTCCTCTCCAGGCTACAGATTAACTGTGATAATGCCAG TTTTGGCTGTACAGTGGTTGTAAAGCTAGACATGTTGCCTAACCATCTGAATGAATGTGAGTTCAACCCAAAGAAGCCAGTCCATTGTGATCTGGGCTGCGGACTGGTTGTGCCAAAAGATGAACTTAAG GAGCACAACTGTGTGAGAGAGTTACGGAACCTGGTGCAGCAGCAGAACCAGAAGATAGCAGAGATGCAGACAGAGATAGCGGAACACAAACTGCAGATCAACGAGCAAAAACGGGAATTGCAGCTTCTCAAG GAGTACATGCGGTCGATGAGAGTGTCCAACCCTCGGATGAGAGAGATCCAGACAGAGATGGAGCAGTCTGACATCGTCAG ATGGACCAACAGCTTGGTGACTGCCCGTGTGACCCGCTGGGGTGGGATGATCTCCACCCCTGACGCCGTGCTGCAGGCAGTGATCAAGCGTTCTCTGATAGACAGCGGCTGCCCCTCCCACATCGTCAACGAGCTGATGGAGAACGCTCATGAACGGCGGTGGCCGGCCGGTCTGGCCACCCTGGAAACACGGCAGCTCAATAGGAGACAGTATGAGAACTATGTCACCAAACGTATACCAG GCAAGCAGGCGGTGGTTGTGACGAGCATCGAGAACCAGCACATGCCGGAGGATCTGATCATGGAGCCAGGCCTAGTGATGATCTTTGCTCACGGAGTAGAGTGA